Proteins encoded within one genomic window of Haladaptatus sp. QDMS2:
- a CDS encoding ABC transporter ATP-binding protein: MSDPLLTVEKLNAEVEGFQVTHDVSFEVNRGEAVGLVGRNGAGKTSTFRAIMGLTPIQRGSVRFAGEELTAMRPELIPKRGIGYQPEDRKLFTGMTVDENLRLPIWTAGKARGIDDEDAVVRDVYEVLPELEERSNANVENLSGGQAKMAAIGRALALKPDLLILDEPLEGLAPVVVENLKKHIRAINEQGIAVLIAESNVTHVPEIVDRIVVVERGEVVDSGDPHELKKKPAIQELMQGSGQE; encoded by the coding sequence ATGAGCGACCCGCTCCTCACAGTCGAGAAATTGAACGCCGAAGTCGAGGGATTCCAGGTGACCCACGACGTGTCCTTCGAGGTAAACCGGGGCGAAGCAGTGGGCCTCGTTGGCCGCAACGGCGCAGGCAAGACCTCTACGTTCCGAGCCATCATGGGCCTGACCCCCATCCAACGCGGGTCGGTCCGATTCGCGGGCGAGGAACTCACCGCGATGCGTCCAGAACTCATCCCAAAGCGCGGCATTGGCTACCAGCCAGAAGACCGCAAACTGTTCACCGGGATGACGGTGGACGAGAACCTCCGTCTGCCCATCTGGACCGCCGGGAAGGCGCGCGGTATCGACGACGAGGACGCCGTCGTCCGCGACGTCTACGAGGTGCTCCCGGAACTCGAAGAACGGTCGAACGCGAACGTCGAGAACCTCTCGGGCGGACAGGCGAAGATGGCGGCCATCGGTCGCGCGCTCGCGCTCAAGCCAGACCTACTCATCTTAGACGAGCCACTCGAAGGCCTCGCTCCCGTGGTCGTCGAGAACCTGAAAAAACACATCAGAGCCATCAACGAGCAGGGCATCGCCGTGCTCATCGCCGAGTCGAACGTGACCCACGTCCCCGAAATCGTAGACCGCATCGTCGTCGTCGAACGCGGCGAAGTGGTCGATTCGGGCGACCCCCACGAACTGAAAAAGAAGCCGGCGATTCAGGAACTGATGCAGGGCAGCGGCCAGGAGTAG
- a CDS encoding acyl-CoA synthetase encodes MPWHVTIPGDSYDAARDQFEWDIPKSYNLAYDLVRKHADPGQIALYQAYPDGRREAYTFHELDRLSNQLANGLADLGVERGDRVAVLVPQKPANLLTHLACWKLGAISLPLSKLFGPDAVGYRLRDSEATVVVGDESVTDVVRAVRDECPDLQHVVEVDGGDGSVETSFQEVLAGQPDTFDIVETNADTPAIIIYTSGSTGPPKGALHGHGVWVGHCPAFRMYFEHDVQDAVCWTPADWAWIGALGDLVFPAWHYGRPVVGYPMGKFDSATAFSLMEEFGVTDTFLPPTAIRMLMDVESPTEKYDLSLHAICSGGEPLTPEILDWAADELDGVAVNELYGQTEANLLVTNCRQWFDALPGSMGKPVPGHDVAIVDPETGEECAVGDVGEIAVRREGNPVLFKEYWNDPEKTAASRVGPWHLTGDLATRDDEGYIWFKSRDDDLITTSGYRVGPGEVESAILEHPDVEQVGVVGVPDERRGEVIKAFVQVKSDVEKREALEVEIQNLVKENLAKYEYPREIEFVETLPQTTTGKIQRKELRERELAN; translated from the coding sequence ATGCCATGGCACGTCACGATTCCGGGGGATAGCTACGACGCAGCCCGCGACCAGTTCGAGTGGGACATCCCGAAGAGCTACAACCTTGCTTACGACCTCGTCCGAAAACACGCCGACCCGGGCCAGATTGCCCTCTATCAGGCGTATCCCGACGGACGACGCGAGGCGTACACCTTCCACGAACTCGACCGCCTGTCGAACCAACTCGCAAACGGCCTCGCAGACCTCGGCGTCGAGCGCGGCGACCGCGTGGCCGTCCTCGTCCCGCAGAAACCGGCGAACCTGCTCACCCACCTCGCGTGCTGGAAACTCGGAGCAATCTCGCTGCCGCTGTCGAAACTGTTCGGCCCGGACGCGGTGGGCTATCGCCTGCGCGACAGCGAGGCGACGGTCGTCGTCGGAGACGAGAGCGTGACGGACGTGGTGAGGGCAGTTCGTGACGAGTGTCCTGACCTCCAGCACGTCGTCGAAGTCGACGGCGGAGACGGGAGCGTCGAAACCTCGTTTCAGGAGGTGCTCGCGGGCCAACCGGACACGTTCGACATCGTAGAGACAAACGCAGACACGCCCGCTATCATCATCTACACGAGCGGCTCGACCGGGCCACCAAAGGGCGCGCTCCACGGTCACGGCGTCTGGGTGGGCCACTGCCCGGCGTTTCGAATGTACTTCGAACACGACGTGCAGGACGCCGTCTGCTGGACGCCCGCAGACTGGGCGTGGATTGGCGCACTCGGCGACCTCGTCTTCCCGGCGTGGCACTACGGCCGCCCCGTCGTCGGCTACCCGATGGGTAAATTCGATTCGGCGACGGCCTTCTCGCTCATGGAGGAGTTTGGCGTCACCGACACGTTCCTCCCCCCGACGGCCATCCGGATGCTGATGGACGTCGAGTCGCCGACCGAGAAGTACGACCTCTCCCTGCACGCCATCTGCTCGGGGGGCGAACCGCTCACGCCGGAAATCCTCGACTGGGCCGCAGACGAACTCGACGGCGTCGCCGTGAACGAACTCTACGGGCAGACCGAAGCCAACCTGCTCGTCACCAACTGCCGTCAGTGGTTCGACGCCCTGCCCGGCAGCATGGGCAAGCCGGTTCCCGGTCACGACGTGGCCATTGTGGACCCAGAGACGGGCGAGGAGTGCGCCGTGGGAGATGTCGGCGAAATCGCGGTCAGGCGAGAAGGCAACCCCGTCTTGTTCAAAGAGTACTGGAACGACCCTGAGAAGACGGCGGCCTCCCGCGTCGGCCCGTGGCACCTCACCGGCGACCTCGCGACGCGCGACGACGAGGGCTACATCTGGTTCAAGTCGCGCGACGACGACCTCATCACGACGAGTGGCTACCGTGTCGGCCCGGGCGAAGTCGAGAGCGCGATTCTCGAACACCCCGACGTCGAACAGGTCGGCGTCGTCGGCGTCCCGGACGAGCGCCGAGGGGAGGTTATCAAAGCGTTCGTGCAGGTGAAATCGGACGTCGAGAAGCGCGAGGCGCTCGAAGTCGAGATTCAGAACCTCGTCAAAGAGAACCTCGCGAAGTACGAGTATCCACGCGAAATCGAGTTCGTCGAGACACTGCCACAGACGACGACCGGGAAGATTCAGCGAAAAGAACTGCGCGAACGGGAACTCGCGAACTGA
- a CDS encoding ribonuclease R family protein yields the protein MTDEQAYAGTAEGQGPVEIDEDLARHLANKREELFEKFEIRDAFPEEVMAEAEERTTDVQEEIHAEVDNRADLRDMQTWTIDPVDAQDFDDAISIEESEEEYTLWVHIADVTHYVHPESKMWDEAVKRGNTVYLPAYTIHMLPPMLAETVCSLVPNEERLAHTVEMHISKETLSYESIDIYKSVIESDERLTYSQAEKRLEDEDAALHDEISLVFELANQLHEQRKEDGSLVLNPSRDRAHTIIEECMLKANKAVTHELMWGRGVEAMYRVHPQPTPDEWDKALQEIQDLDGVKIPGSTWDDPRKAVNATIENAPGRQLNKIQWAVMKVMPRAKYMNDPFGGHHALNFEIYGHFTSPIRRLSDLINHWIVYQNDVPENLVELCDRASERQKAAETCERQYKQFLEEVGLDPYAVNSRGLKVVSDDDEDDAVDDE from the coding sequence ATGACTGACGAACAGGCCTACGCCGGGACGGCCGAGGGCCAGGGCCCCGTCGAAATCGACGAGGACCTCGCCCGCCACCTCGCGAACAAACGCGAGGAACTCTTCGAGAAGTTCGAGATTCGCGATGCCTTCCCCGAGGAAGTCATGGCCGAAGCAGAAGAACGCACCACCGACGTGCAAGAAGAAATCCACGCGGAAGTCGACAACCGCGCTGACCTCCGGGACATGCAGACCTGGACTATCGACCCCGTGGACGCCCAGGACTTCGACGACGCCATCAGCATCGAAGAGTCAGAAGAGGAGTACACGCTGTGGGTTCACATCGCCGACGTGACCCACTACGTCCACCCAGAATCGAAGATGTGGGACGAGGCGGTAAAGCGCGGCAACACGGTCTATCTGCCCGCCTACACCATCCACATGCTCCCGCCGATGCTCGCAGAGACCGTCTGCTCGCTCGTGCCAAACGAGGAGCGCCTCGCCCACACCGTCGAGATGCACATCAGCAAGGAGACGCTCTCCTACGAGTCCATCGACATCTACAAGTCCGTCATCGAGTCCGACGAGCGCCTGACCTACTCACAGGCAGAAAAGCGACTGGAAGACGAGGACGCGGCCCTCCACGACGAGATTTCGCTCGTCTTCGAACTGGCGAACCAGCTCCACGAACAGCGCAAGGAAGATGGGTCGCTCGTGCTCAACCCGAGCCGCGACCGCGCCCACACCATCATCGAGGAGTGCATGCTGAAGGCGAACAAGGCCGTCACGCACGAACTCATGTGGGGTCGCGGCGTCGAGGCGATGTACCGCGTTCACCCACAGCCAACGCCCGACGAGTGGGACAAGGCACTGCAGGAGATTCAGGACTTAGACGGCGTGAAGATTCCCGGCAGCACGTGGGACGACCCGCGCAAGGCCGTGAACGCGACTATCGAGAACGCGCCGGGTCGCCAACTCAACAAGATTCAGTGGGCCGTGATGAAGGTGATGCCACGCGCGAAGTACATGAACGACCCGTTCGGGGGCCACCACGCGCTCAACTTCGAGATTTACGGCCACTTCACGAGCCCGATTCGCCGCCTCTCTGACCTCATCAACCACTGGATCGTCTACCAGAACGACGTGCCAGAGAACCTCGTCGAACTCTGTGACCGCGCCTCCGAACGACAGAAGGCCGCAGAAACCTGCGAGCGCCAGTATAAGCAGTTCTTAGAAGAAGTCGGCCTCGACCCCTACGCGGTCAACAGCCGCGGGCTCAAAGTCGTCTCCGACGACGACGAGGACGACGCGGTAGACGACGAATAA
- a CDS encoding RNA-binding protein — MEVKSRHHLRSDEVTKIKQALSAELGVDLDADSFELVEFKDSAFDLILVDGDATVGRLDGRPFLTVRGANDFPPERNVVTVDAGAVSFVSDGADVMRPGIVEADETIDEGDIVAIAEETHGKVLAIGKALTDGADMVGDSGKVVKSIHFVGDELYNFTA; from the coding sequence ATGGAAGTCAAATCTCGCCACCACCTCCGGAGTGACGAGGTAACGAAGATTAAACAGGCACTCTCCGCCGAACTCGGCGTGGACCTGGACGCAGATAGTTTCGAACTCGTCGAGTTCAAGGACTCCGCGTTCGACCTCATTCTCGTCGACGGCGACGCGACGGTTGGCCGTCTCGACGGTCGACCGTTTCTCACGGTCCGTGGCGCGAACGATTTCCCACCGGAGCGTAACGTCGTCACCGTGGACGCGGGAGCCGTCTCCTTCGTCTCGGACGGCGCGGACGTGATGCGACCGGGCATCGTCGAAGCCGACGAGACCATCGACGAAGGCGACATCGTCGCAATTGCAGAGGAAACCCACGGAAAGGTGCTCGCCATCGGCAAAGCTCTCACCGACGGTGCCGACATGGTCGGCGACTCCGGAAAAGTCGTGAAGTCCATCCACTTCGTTGGCGACGAACTCTACAACTTCACCGCGTAA
- a CDS encoding S8 family peptidase: protein MLKTSAVGAVGTMFVGTAAANRAPRRIVGTSSPGASEEARNRADSVSRTLDFGSIGQAVAGRFSDKAVEQLRKRDDVRYVEADITMYAIGGKPGDGVTTQAQTLPWGVDRTDADVAHANGETGSGADLAIIDTGIDSDHPDLAANLGTGRAFTKAKGNYAYDWDDDNDHGTHCAGIAAGIDNAEGVVGVAPDATLHAVKVLDKRGSGSLSDVAAGIEWTADQGYDVGSMSLGASSGAQTLKDACQYAVDNGVFLVGAAGNSGPCTDCVGYPAAYSTVMAVSSTNSSDGFSSFSSQGPEVEIAAPGTDIYSSVIGGYDTFSGTSMATPHVAGAGAQLMANGSSNSQARSTLQNSAEDIGLAANESGSGLLDVAAALGLDSSDN, encoded by the coding sequence TTGCTCAAAACGTCGGCTGTCGGTGCCGTCGGGACGATGTTCGTTGGCACGGCTGCGGCGAACCGGGCTCCTCGTCGTATCGTCGGAACGAGTTCGCCAGGTGCGAGTGAAGAAGCACGAAACCGGGCGGACTCCGTCAGCAGAACCCTCGACTTCGGCTCGATTGGGCAGGCGGTCGCCGGGCGCTTTTCGGACAAAGCGGTCGAACAACTCCGCAAGCGCGACGACGTCCGCTACGTCGAAGCGGACATCACGATGTACGCCATCGGCGGCAAGCCGGGCGACGGGGTCACGACCCAGGCGCAGACGTTGCCGTGGGGCGTAGACCGCACGGACGCGGACGTCGCTCACGCAAATGGCGAAACCGGGAGCGGCGCCGACCTCGCCATCATCGACACCGGCATCGACTCTGACCACCCCGACCTCGCCGCGAATCTCGGCACCGGGAGGGCGTTCACGAAAGCAAAGGGCAACTACGCCTACGACTGGGACGACGACAACGACCACGGCACCCACTGTGCCGGCATCGCCGCCGGTATCGACAACGCAGAGGGCGTCGTCGGCGTCGCACCCGACGCGACGCTCCACGCGGTCAAGGTGCTCGACAAGCGCGGAAGCGGCTCCCTCTCCGACGTGGCCGCCGGTATCGAGTGGACCGCAGACCAGGGCTACGACGTCGGTTCGATGAGCCTCGGGGCGAGCAGTGGCGCACAGACGCTCAAAGACGCCTGTCAGTACGCCGTGGACAACGGCGTCTTCCTCGTCGGTGCGGCAGGCAACAGCGGCCCGTGTACCGACTGTGTCGGCTACCCGGCCGCCTACTCGACGGTCATGGCCGTTTCCTCGACGAACTCCTCGGATGGTTTCTCGAGTTTCTCCTCGCAGGGACCAGAAGTCGAAATTGCCGCCCCCGGCACGGACATCTACTCGTCGGTCATCGGCGGCTACGACACGTTCTCGGGAACGTCGATGGCGACGCCGCACGTCGCCGGTGCCGGCGCACAGCTCATGGCGAACGGGAGTTCGAACTCACAGGCTCGTTCGACGCTGCAAAATTCAGCAGAAGACATCGGCCTCGCCGCGAACGAGTCCGGGTCCGGCCTGCTCGACGTGGCCGCGGCGCTCGGTCTCGACTCCTCTGACAACTAA
- the sepF gene encoding cell division protein SepF, producing MGLMSKLLGERGSRKTDDYLELNIDDFEAAAGDAKMRVHIAKIGNQQDVIAIKDAIYDGDLVIADITRHATEDRTMQRISDELQQVAQEVGGDIVQKDDDQLILTPTGVSISRQKLGGR from the coding sequence ATGGGACTTATGAGCAAGCTCCTGGGTGAACGTGGGTCTCGCAAGACCGACGACTACCTGGAGCTGAACATCGACGACTTCGAGGCGGCGGCTGGCGACGCCAAGATGCGCGTCCACATCGCGAAAATCGGGAACCAACAGGACGTCATTGCCATCAAGGACGCCATCTATGACGGCGACCTGGTCATCGCGGACATCACCCGACACGCGACCGAGGACCGCACAATGCAGCGCATCAGCGACGAACTCCAGCAGGTCGCCCAGGAGGTCGGTGGCGATATCGTCCAAAAGGACGACGACCAGCTCATTCTCACCCCGACGGGCGTCTCAATCAGCCGCCAGAAGCTCGGCGGCCGCTAG
- a CDS encoding DUF5611 family protein, producing the protein MKEYKMRRGETLEERIPDMKATVEDYFGPITGTEDFKGSDLLVVGEPKNPVFKRIVAGAVKYSGKKDKLAVHFEEHDAKEILDKGLADHAADAVSAKNNFLLEATGRDAKSRRESMKREVEDDSPDF; encoded by the coding sequence ATGAAGGAGTACAAGATGCGCCGCGGTGAGACGCTGGAGGAGCGAATCCCCGACATGAAAGCGACCGTCGAAGACTACTTTGGTCCCATCACGGGGACGGAGGACTTCAAAGGGAGCGACCTCCTCGTCGTCGGCGAGCCGAAGAATCCGGTGTTCAAGCGCATCGTCGCTGGTGCGGTCAAGTACAGCGGCAAGAAAGACAAACTCGCGGTTCACTTCGAAGAGCACGACGCGAAGGAAATCCTCGACAAGGGGCTCGCAGACCACGCCGCAGACGCCGTGAGCGCGAAAAACAACTTCCTGCTCGAAGCCACGGGACGCGACGCAAAGAGCCGCCGCGAGTCCATGAAACGCGAAGTCGAAGACGACTCCCCCGACTTCTAA
- a CDS encoding DUF6432 family protein, whose protein sequence is MRAKREYRNRDATEVAVLDALVDRKGEGMTVFELRAHADISIDELEDALANLKEAGLIEVTDEGARTVILPDDKVVPEPGEAELKPSLIDRIIEKFSP, encoded by the coding sequence ATGAGGGCAAAGCGTGAGTATCGGAACCGCGACGCGACAGAGGTTGCGGTGCTCGACGCCTTGGTCGACCGAAAGGGAGAGGGCATGACCGTCTTCGAGCTCAGAGCACACGCGGACATCTCCATCGACGAACTCGAAGACGCGCTCGCCAACCTGAAAGAAGCAGGCCTCATCGAGGTGACCGACGAGGGGGCGCGAACCGTCATCCTGCCGGACGATAAGGTCGTCCCTGAACCGGGCGAAGCCGAGCTGAAACCGTCGCTCATCGACAGAATCATCGAGAAATTCTCGCCGTAG
- a CDS encoding aminomethyltransferase family protein has product MTVLEGFHEDHGATFTERGGRRVVGNYGRPAQAHKAVRNVVGVIEMGYGVVLVEGADRVEFVDNAISNTVPTEDGQGVYALLLDPQGRVELDMYVYNAGERLLLFTPPDEAAPLAEDWRGKTFIQDVDITVATDDFAVFGVHGPKATEKVASVLTGPGAPEGALSFDRGSMGDAGVTVIATDALTGEEGYEVVCAADKAEEVLDALLYFGMAATPFGYDTWDSLTLEAGTPLFETELEGRIPNVAGIRNALNFDKGCFVGQEVVSRVENRGQPSRRLVGLVCEEVPEAGATVTANGDEVGEVTRAVQSPSRDEPIALAYVEYGLDATDVTVGNTTGSIEPLPFVEGSQQSGRLPTYPN; this is encoded by the coding sequence ATGACCGTCCTCGAGGGGTTCCACGAAGACCACGGCGCAACGTTCACAGAGCGCGGCGGCCGTCGCGTCGTCGGCAACTATGGACGGCCCGCCCAGGCTCACAAAGCCGTCCGAAACGTCGTCGGCGTCATCGAGATGGGCTACGGGGTCGTCCTCGTCGAAGGCGCAGACCGCGTCGAGTTCGTCGACAACGCAATTTCGAACACCGTCCCGACCGAGGACGGTCAGGGGGTTTACGCCCTTCTGCTCGACCCACAGGGTCGCGTCGAACTGGACATGTACGTCTACAACGCTGGCGAGCGCCTGTTGCTGTTCACGCCGCCGGACGAGGCCGCTCCGCTTGCCGAAGACTGGCGCGGGAAGACCTTCATTCAGGACGTGGATATCACCGTCGCCACCGACGACTTCGCCGTGTTCGGCGTCCACGGGCCGAAGGCCACGGAAAAAGTAGCCAGTGTCCTCACCGGCCCGGGCGCACCCGAGGGAGCGCTCTCATTCGACCGCGGGTCGATGGGCGACGCTGGCGTCACCGTCATCGCGACCGACGCGCTAACTGGCGAGGAAGGCTACGAAGTCGTCTGTGCGGCGGACAAGGCTGAGGAAGTCCTCGACGCTCTGCTCTACTTCGGCATGGCGGCGACCCCCTTCGGCTACGACACGTGGGACTCACTCACCCTCGAAGCCGGAACGCCACTGTTCGAGACCGAACTCGAAGGGCGGATTCCGAACGTCGCCGGCATTCGCAACGCACTGAACTTCGACAAGGGCTGTTTCGTCGGCCAGGAAGTCGTCTCCAGAGTCGAGAATCGTGGCCAGCCAAGCCGACGACTCGTGGGACTCGTCTGCGAAGAAGTTCCCGAAGCAGGCGCAACCGTCACCGCAAACGGCGACGAGGTGGGTGAGGTGACGCGCGCCGTCCAGAGTCCCTCGCGCGACGAGCCAATCGCGCTCGCCTACGTCGAATACGGACTGGACGCAACCGACGTGACTGTCGGCAACACAACCGGCAGCATTGAACCGCTCCCCTTCGTCGAGGGGAGCCAGCAATCCGGGCGACTGCCGACGTATCCGAACTGA
- a CDS encoding geranylgeranyl reductase family protein, giving the protein MYDFVVVGAGPAGSRFARRTAEDGHDVLVLERGTVGKPLACSGHVSTDLWEFTPEGTKEKLLQNEISGARFHTDGPGSDSHLFYKRDVISNVIDRVGLDEVLADAAVAAGVDLREDHSVTEVTERRDRVEVVAQTPDGMETFAGKIVVGCDGPVSRVRRECGLPEPQEKLQGVLAFSEEDDPGEYVDVHLTAPTFFAWRIPRGEAGVEYGLAAPPGSSPTARELFDEFVSGYDVETSHFCAGMIPIGPPKRVTGCRSLLIGDAAAQTKPFTGGGIVYGMTAADHAAETVNPDDPGTLGDYERAWREDLRTEIRLGAWIRKAYSLPKPVQTTGLTTLAGEIGVHMDKPTTLASREQLKALLSRK; this is encoded by the coding sequence ATGTACGATTTCGTCGTCGTCGGTGCGGGACCGGCCGGGTCGCGATTCGCCCGGCGAACCGCCGAGGACGGACACGACGTGCTCGTGCTCGAACGCGGGACAGTGGGCAAACCGCTCGCCTGCTCGGGGCACGTCAGCACCGACCTCTGGGAATTCACTCCCGAAGGGACGAAAGAAAAGCTCCTCCAGAACGAAATCTCCGGTGCGCGTTTTCACACTGACGGCCCGGGGAGCGACTCGCACCTCTTCTACAAACGCGACGTTATCTCGAACGTCATCGACCGCGTAGGACTCGACGAAGTGCTCGCCGACGCGGCCGTCGCAGCGGGGGTGGACCTGCGCGAAGACCACAGCGTTACCGAGGTTACGGAGCGTCGCGACCGCGTCGAGGTCGTTGCGCAAACGCCAGACGGCATGGAGACGTTTGCGGGGAAGATTGTGGTCGGGTGTGACGGCCCCGTCTCGCGGGTGCGCCGCGAGTGTGGCCTCCCCGAACCACAGGAGAAACTTCAGGGCGTTCTCGCCTTTTCCGAGGAGGACGACCCCGGCGAATACGTGGACGTCCACCTGACTGCGCCGACGTTCTTCGCGTGGCGAATCCCACGTGGCGAGGCGGGTGTCGAATACGGCCTCGCCGCGCCGCCCGGCTCTTCACCGACCGCCCGCGAACTGTTCGACGAGTTCGTCTCCGGCTACGACGTGGAAACCTCCCACTTCTGTGCGGGCATGATTCCGATTGGCCCGCCAAAACGCGTGACGGGCTGTCGAAGTCTGTTGATTGGCGACGCCGCCGCGCAGACCAAACCGTTCACCGGCGGCGGCATCGTCTACGGCATGACCGCTGCAGACCACGCCGCTGAAACCGTGAATCCGGACGACCCGGGAACGCTCGGCGATTACGAGCGGGCGTGGCGCGAGGACCTCCGGACGGAGATTCGACTCGGTGCGTGGATTCGCAAGGCGTACTCGCTGCCGAAACCCGTTCAGACGACCGGACTCACCACGCTCGCAGGCGAAATTGGCGTCCACATGGACAAGCCGACGACCCTCGCCTCGCGCGAGCAGTTGAAGGCGTTGCTGTCGCGAAAATAG